The following are encoded in a window of Candidatus Desulfatibia profunda genomic DNA:
- the frr gene encoding ribosome recycling factor, with amino-acid sequence MIESIFQDTRESMEKSIDSLKNDLTKIRTGRASLSILDNIRVDYYGTTTPLKQMASLSVPESRLITIQPWDVSIIREIEKAILKSDLGLTPSNDGKLIRIAIPPLTEERRKQLVKVVLKKSEEHKIAVRNIRRESNEMLKVLKKDGDIAEDDAFKAQDQIQKITDEHIRLIDEVCKEKEKEILEF; translated from the coding sequence ATGATTGAATCGATATTTCAAGATACCCGGGAAAGTATGGAGAAATCGATCGACTCTTTGAAAAATGATCTAACCAAAATCAGAACGGGTCGGGCTTCGTTGAGTATTTTAGACAACATCCGGGTGGATTATTACGGGACAACCACACCGTTGAAACAGATGGCGTCTTTGTCTGTTCCCGAGAGCCGCCTGATTACGATCCAACCTTGGGATGTTTCCATTATCAGGGAGATAGAAAAGGCCATTTTGAAATCGGATCTGGGTTTAACACCTTCAAATGACGGCAAACTTATTCGGATTGCCATTCCGCCGTTAACAGAGGAGAGAAGGAAACAGCTCGTCAAGGTCGTTCTGAAAAAGAGCGAGGAACACAAGATCGCAGTGCGCAATATCCGGCGTGAATCGAATGAAATGCTGAAAGTTTTGAAAAAGGACGGTGATATTGCGGAAGATGATGCTTTCAAGGCCCAGGACCAGATCCAGAAGATAACCGATGAGCACATCCGGCTTATCGATGAAGTCTGTAAAGAAAAAGAGAAAGAAATTCTTGAATTCTAA